A genomic stretch from Falco naumanni isolate bFalNau1 chromosome 4, bFalNau1.pat, whole genome shotgun sequence includes:
- the GDE1 gene encoding glycerophosphodiester phosphodiesterase 1 isoform X1, producing the protein MLCHGEGLLSSLTALLGVALALSRSPALACLLTAGLYLVLHLFSLEPAAPQSAQRVLRPRGTAARIAHRGGAHDAPENTLAAIRQAAENGATGVELDLEFTADGVPILMHDETVERTTDGSGRLCDLTFDEIRKLNPSAKHRLWSKFQGEKVPTLREAVVESMHHNLIIYFDVKGHANQAVDALKQLYLEFPRLYNSSIVCSFMPDVVYKMRQADRNVVTALTHRPWQLSHFGDGTPRFNSSWKHYLYMMMDVVLDWSLHSFLWRLCGVSAFLIQKNFISQDYVRHWSSKGIQVVAWTVNTFAEKSYYESILESSYITDSLVEDCDPHY; encoded by the exons atGTTGTGCCACGGGGAGGGCCTGCTGAGCTCCCTCACGGCGCTGCTGGGAGTGGCGCTGGCGCTGAGCCGCAGCCCGGCGCTGGCCTGCCTGCTGACGGCCGGCCTCTACCTGGTGCTTCACCTCTTCAGCCTGGAGCCCGCCGCGCCTCAGAGCGCCCAGCGCGTCCTGCGGCCCCGCGGCACCGCCGCGCGCATCGCCCACCGCGGCGGCGCGCACGACGCGCCCGAGAACACGCTGGCGGCCATCCGACAG gcagctGAGAATGGAGCAACGGGTGTTGAGCTGGATCTTGAATTTACTGCAGATGGTGTTCCCATTCTAATGCATGATGAAACAGTAGAAAGGACAACTGATGGGTCTGGAAGATTGTGTGACTTGACTTTTGATGAAATTAGGAAGCTTAATCCATCTGCAAAACATAGGCTATG GAGCAAATTCCAAGGTGAAAAGGTGCCAACTCTGAGAGAAGCTGTTGTGGAGTCTATGCATCACAATCTCATTATCTACTTTGATGTCAAAGGCCATGCAAATCAG GCCGTTGACGCCCTGAAACAACTCTACCTGGAATTTCCACGTTTGTATAACAGCAGCATAGTCTGCTCTTTCATGCCAGATGTTGTTTATAAG ATGAGACAAGCTGACAGAAATGTTGTAACAGCACTAACACACAGGCCTTGGCAGCTGAGTCATTTTGGAGATGGGACACCCCGTTTCAATTCCTCCTGGAAACATTACTTGTATATGATGATGGATGTCGTTCTGGATTGGAGCCTACACAGTTTCTTGTGGCGACTGTGTGGGGTTTCAGCTTTCCTCATacagaagaattttatttctca GGACTACGTGAGGCACTGGTCTTCCAAAGGAATTCAAGTGGTTGCCTGGACAGTGAacacatttgcagaaaaaagcTACTATGAAAGCATCCTTGAATCCAGCTATATCACCGACAGCTTGGTGGAAGACTGCGATCCCCATTACTAA
- the GDE1 gene encoding glycerophosphodiester phosphodiesterase 1 isoform X2: MHDETVERTTDGSGRLCDLTFDEIRKLNPSAKHRLWSKFQGEKVPTLREAVVESMHHNLIIYFDVKGHANQAVDALKQLYLEFPRLYNSSIVCSFMPDVVYKMRQADRNVVTALTHRPWQLSHFGDGTPRFNSSWKHYLYMMMDVVLDWSLHSFLWRLCGVSAFLIQKNFISQDYVRHWSSKGIQVVAWTVNTFAEKSYYESILESSYITDSLVEDCDPHY; the protein is encoded by the exons ATGCATGATGAAACAGTAGAAAGGACAACTGATGGGTCTGGAAGATTGTGTGACTTGACTTTTGATGAAATTAGGAAGCTTAATCCATCTGCAAAACATAGGCTATG GAGCAAATTCCAAGGTGAAAAGGTGCCAACTCTGAGAGAAGCTGTTGTGGAGTCTATGCATCACAATCTCATTATCTACTTTGATGTCAAAGGCCATGCAAATCAG GCCGTTGACGCCCTGAAACAACTCTACCTGGAATTTCCACGTTTGTATAACAGCAGCATAGTCTGCTCTTTCATGCCAGATGTTGTTTATAAG ATGAGACAAGCTGACAGAAATGTTGTAACAGCACTAACACACAGGCCTTGGCAGCTGAGTCATTTTGGAGATGGGACACCCCGTTTCAATTCCTCCTGGAAACATTACTTGTATATGATGATGGATGTCGTTCTGGATTGGAGCCTACACAGTTTCTTGTGGCGACTGTGTGGGGTTTCAGCTTTCCTCATacagaagaattttatttctca GGACTACGTGAGGCACTGGTCTTCCAAAGGAATTCAAGTGGTTGCCTGGACAGTGAacacatttgcagaaaaaagcTACTATGAAAGCATCCTTGAATCCAGCTATATCACCGACAGCTTGGTGGAAGACTGCGATCCCCATTACTAA